From a single Mus caroli chromosome X, CAROLI_EIJ_v1.1, whole genome shotgun sequence genomic region:
- the Chst7 gene encoding carbohydrate sulfotransferase 7, producing the protein MKGRRRRRREYCKFTLLLALYTLLLLLVPSVLDSHSEQDKGRHCPGLQRSLGVWSLEAAAAREREQGAEVRSLAEGNPDRSPGSPSNLSAFGEAVTQEKQHIYVHATWRTGSSFLGELFNQHPDVFYLYEPMWHLWQALYPGDAESLQGALRDMLRSLFRCDFSVLRLYAQPGDPGERAPDSANLTTAMLFRWRTNKVICSPPLCPAAPRARADVGLVEDKACESTCPPVSLRALEAECRKYPVVVIKDVRLLDLGVLVPLLRDPGLNLKVVQLFRDPRAVHNSRLKSRHGLLRESIQVLRTRQRSEHFHRVLLAHGVDARPGGQARALPSAPRADFFLTSALEVICEAWLRDLLFTRGAPAWLRRRYLRLRYEDLVWQPQAQLRRLLRFSGLRTLAALDAFAFNMTRGSAYGADRPFHLSARDAREAVHAWRERLSQEQVRQVETACAPAMRLLAYPRSGDERDRKTVREGETPLETKANWAV; encoded by the coding sequence ATGAAgggccggcggcggcggcgccgaGAGTACTGCAAGTTCACGCTGCTCTTGGCTCTGTACACGCTTCTGCTACTTCTTGTCCCCTCTGTACTGGACAGCCACAGCGAGCAGGACAAGGGCAGGCACTGCCCCGGCCTGCAGCGCAGCTTGGGTGTGTGGAGCCTGGAGGCGGCGGCGGCCAGGGAACGTGAGCAGGGCGCTGAGGTGCGGTCCCTGGCCGAAGGAAACCCGGATCGATCCCCCGGGTCCCCCAGCAACCTCAGCGCCTTTGGTGAGGCGGTGACCCAGGAAAAGCAACACATCTATGTGCATGCCACCTGGCGCACCGGCTCGTCCTTCTTGGGCGAACTCTTCAACCAGCACCCGGACGTTTTCTACTTGTACGAGCCCATGTGGCATCTGTGGCAGGCACTGTATCCGGGCGACGCGGAGAGCCTGCAGGGCGCACTAAGAGACATGCTGCGCTCCCTCTTCCGCTGTGATTTCTCTGTGCTGCGCCTGTACGCGCAGCCTGGGGACCCTGGGGAGCGAGCACCGGACTCGGCCAACCTCACCACGGCCATGCTTTTCCGCTGGCGGACCAACAAGGTCATCTGCTCGCCGCCTTTGTGCCCCGCCGCGCCCCGGGCACGCGCGGACGTGGGCCTCGTCGAGGACAAAGCCTGCGAAAGTACCTGCCCGCCCGTGTCGCTCCGCGCCCTGGAGGCCGAGTGCCGCAAGTACCCGGTGGTGGTCATCAAAGACGTGCGGCTGCTGGACCTGGGAGTGCTGGTCCCTTTGCTGCGTGACCCAGGCCTCAACCTGAAGGTGGTGCAGCTCTTCCGAGACCCTCGGGCCGTGCACAACTCGCGCCTCAAGTCGAGGCACGGACTGCTGCGTGAAAGCATCCAGGTGCTGCGCACACGCCAGAGGAGTGAGCACTTTCACCGGGTGCTGCTGGCGCATGGAGTGGATGCCCGTCCAGGAGGCCAGGCCCGGGCTCTGCCCTCGGCGCCACGCGCTGATTTCTTCTTAACCAGCGCGCTTGAGGTGATCTGCGAAGCGTGGCTTCGCGACCTGCTATTCACCCGCGGCGCGCCCGCCTGGCTGAGGCGTCGCTACCTGCGGCTGCGTTATGAGGACCTGGTGTGGCAGCCCCAAGCCCAGCTTCGCCGCCTGCTGCGCTTCTCTGGGTTGCGGACACTCGCCGCGCTTGATGCCTTCGCATTCAATATGACGCGCGGCTCGGCCTACGGCGCCGATCGTCCCTTCCACTTGTCTGCGCGGGACGCCCGAGAAGCTGTGCACGCCTGGCGCGAGCGTCTGAGCCAAGAGCAGGTGCGCCAAGTGGAAACTGCCTGCGCCCCTGCCATGCGTCTGCTTGCCTACCCTCGCAGTGGGGACGAACGCGACAGGAAGACCGTCAGGGAAGGGGAGACACCACTGGAGACCAAGGCCAATTGGGCTGTGTAA